The Hahella sp. HNIBRBA332 genome window below encodes:
- a CDS encoding class GN sortase, with translation MTLSKRAAALIFLLVGAVSLGGGGYIQAKAWLAQILLEQAWRDTLAARAFSSDEAVAYKPWPWADTYPVGLMEAPRLAARWVVLEGASGRNLAFGPAHMEASAVVGEPGMAVVSGHRDTHFLALRDLREGDVVRWQTPAGQWLEFSVTGSEVVNADEVMLALPGTDSASSFMSPRLVLTTCYPFDGPVGGPLRKLYYLEPAPQTAAL, from the coding sequence ATGACTTTGTCGAAGCGCGCTGCCGCGTTGATATTTCTACTTGTCGGCGCCGTGAGTCTGGGCGGCGGCGGATATATCCAGGCCAAGGCCTGGCTCGCTCAAATACTTCTGGAGCAGGCGTGGCGGGATACTCTGGCGGCCCGCGCTTTCTCAAGTGATGAAGCTGTGGCTTACAAACCCTGGCCCTGGGCGGATACTTATCCGGTGGGGCTCATGGAGGCGCCGCGTTTGGCGGCGCGTTGGGTGGTGCTGGAAGGCGCCAGTGGACGCAATCTGGCGTTTGGCCCGGCTCATATGGAGGCCAGCGCGGTAGTGGGCGAACCAGGCATGGCCGTGGTCAGCGGTCACCGCGACACTCATTTTCTGGCGCTGCGCGATCTGCGTGAGGGCGATGTCGTGCGCTGGCAGACGCCAGCCGGCCAATGGTTGGAGTTCAGCGTTACCGGTTCCGAGGTGGTGAATGCCGATGAAGTGATGCTGGCGTTGCCCGGAACGGACTCCGCATCTTCCTTTATGTCGCCGCGTCTGGTGCTGACGACCTGCTACCCCTTTGACGGCCCGGTAGGCGGCCCGCTGAGGAAGTTGTACTATCTGGAGCCCGCCCCTCAGACGGCTGCGTTATAG
- a CDS encoding glycoside hydrolase family 6 protein has protein sequence MTLSMKSGYGLAAALSLGFAAVQSPLAQAAKCEYVVQNEWNSGFVALIKITNTGPDEIDGWDVAWRYDDDSLLSNSWSAQLSGYNPYRAANMSWNGRIAPGQTIEFGMQGSKGGATAPVPVVTGDICDDDGAPGNHPPVAAFTASVSAGDAPLPVTFDASTSSDPDNDALSYQWDFGDGSSATGVKVSHSYATPGDYNVTLTVSDGSASVTASQSIRVKQPDTADPVEASFTSSVVDKTVSVNAAASTGESLTYVWDFGDGTTASGVSATHTYEEAGTYSIKLTVSDGEQSDSAVKNVTVEEGNTDPGDAHEHVNNPFAGATAYINPDYAKQVDASMAKVDASMAAKMTILKDTPTAVWLDRIDAIYGGDVNGGRLSLEQHLEAALAQKDGDEPITATFVVYNLPDRDCAALASNGTLHSDQNGLAIYKSDYIDVIYDVMSDPRFRDIRIVTVIEPDSLPNLVTNRDIPECAKVAQNGVYVDGVQYAISRLSQLPNVYLYLDIAHSGWLGWESNFGPAVQLFTQVVKGAAGGDLSVIDGFVSNVANYTPTEEVYLPDPSLRINGQEVRSSKFYEWNPQFDEKGFADNLHQAFVNAGFSSDLGLLIDTSRNGWGGDERPTGPDASASTVDNYVAAARLDRRFHRGNWCNADGAGVGERPRATPFGADAPVDAFVWIKPPGESDGTSDPSQTTPDDEGKSFDPMCSPDYIGKSGYPTGAKAGAPAAGHWFHEQFRMLVENAYPPIE, from the coding sequence ATGACACTTTCAATGAAATCGGGATACGGCCTTGCCGCCGCTCTTTCCCTGGGATTCGCCGCCGTGCAGAGTCCCCTCGCACAGGCCGCCAAGTGCGAGTATGTGGTGCAGAATGAATGGAACAGCGGCTTCGTGGCGCTGATCAAGATCACCAACACAGGCCCTGACGAAATCGATGGCTGGGACGTCGCCTGGCGTTATGACGACGACTCGCTGCTGAGCAATTCCTGGAGCGCCCAGTTATCCGGCTACAATCCCTATCGGGCCGCCAATATGAGCTGGAACGGACGTATCGCCCCTGGCCAGACCATTGAGTTCGGCATGCAGGGCAGCAAAGGCGGCGCAACTGCGCCAGTTCCCGTCGTCACCGGAGATATCTGCGATGATGACGGCGCGCCGGGTAACCATCCTCCTGTCGCCGCTTTCACCGCCTCCGTCAGCGCCGGCGACGCGCCGCTGCCAGTGACGTTCGACGCATCCACTTCCAGCGATCCGGACAATGACGCGCTCAGTTATCAATGGGACTTTGGCGACGGCTCCAGCGCGACGGGCGTCAAGGTTTCCCACAGCTATGCTACTCCTGGCGACTACAACGTCACCCTGACCGTCAGCGATGGCTCAGCGTCCGTCACTGCTTCCCAGAGCATTCGCGTGAAACAGCCGGATACGGCGGACCCGGTCGAAGCCAGCTTCACCAGCAGCGTGGTGGATAAAACCGTCAGCGTCAACGCCGCCGCATCGACGGGCGAGAGTCTTACCTATGTTTGGGATTTCGGTGACGGAACCACTGCCTCCGGCGTCAGCGCCACTCATACTTATGAAGAAGCGGGAACCTACAGCATCAAGCTCACCGTCAGCGATGGCGAACAAAGCGATAGCGCCGTCAAGAACGTCACCGTGGAAGAAGGAAATACAGATCCCGGCGACGCCCATGAACACGTCAACAATCCCTTCGCCGGCGCCACAGCCTACATCAACCCGGATTACGCGAAACAGGTGGACGCCTCCATGGCCAAGGTGGATGCCTCCATGGCCGCGAAAATGACGATATTGAAAGACACGCCCACTGCGGTTTGGCTGGACCGTATCGACGCTATCTACGGCGGCGACGTCAACGGCGGCCGTCTGAGCCTTGAACAGCATCTGGAAGCGGCGCTGGCGCAAAAAGACGGCGATGAGCCCATCACCGCCACCTTTGTGGTGTACAACCTGCCGGATCGGGATTGCGCCGCCTTGGCCTCCAACGGCACGCTGCATTCAGATCAGAATGGCCTGGCGATTTACAAGTCTGACTACATTGACGTGATCTATGACGTCATGTCCGACCCTCGCTTCCGCGATATCCGTATCGTCACGGTGATCGAACCGGACTCGCTGCCGAACCTGGTCACCAACCGCGATATTCCCGAGTGCGCCAAGGTGGCTCAAAACGGCGTTTACGTCGACGGGGTGCAGTACGCCATCAGCCGCCTGTCGCAATTGCCTAATGTCTATCTCTATCTGGATATCGCCCATTCCGGCTGGCTGGGCTGGGAGAGTAACTTCGGCCCCGCCGTGCAGTTATTTACGCAAGTGGTCAAAGGCGCTGCCGGCGGCGATTTGAGCGTCATTGACGGATTCGTTTCCAACGTCGCCAACTACACGCCAACAGAGGAAGTCTATCTGCCTGATCCGAGCCTGCGCATCAACGGGCAGGAAGTTCGCTCTTCCAAGTTCTATGAGTGGAACCCTCAATTCGACGAAAAAGGCTTTGCCGACAACCTGCATCAAGCCTTCGTCAACGCCGGCTTCTCCAGCGATCTCGGCCTGCTGATCGACACCAGCCGCAACGGCTGGGGTGGAGACGAGCGCCCCACGGGGCCGGACGCCTCCGCCAGCACTGTGGACAACTATGTCGCCGCCGCCCGTCTGGATCGTCGCTTCCATCGCGGCAACTGGTGTAACGCTGACGGCGCCGGGGTGGGCGAACGTCCCCGCGCCACGCCATTCGGCGCCGATGCGCCGGTGGACGCTTTCGTTTGGATCAAGCCCCCCGGCGAATCAGACGGAACCAGCGATCCATCGCAAACCACGCCGGATGACGAAGGCAAGAGCTTCGACCCCATGTGCAGCCCCGATTACATCGGCAAGTCCGGCTACCCTACCGGCGCTAAAGCAGGCGCGCCAGCGGCGGGACACTGGTTCCATGAGCAGTTCCGCATGCTGGTGGAGAATGCCTATCCGCCGATTGAATAA
- a CDS encoding cellulase family glycosylhydrolase produces MKGKLLKRLTRCKPRRLLLGCLAATLASPGAYAGFHVHEGQLLDGFNKPFVIRGINHPHVWYAYRTEQALNDIAAAGANAVRIVLGSGHQWPSTSAEEVARIIAKCKARKMIAVLEVHDVTGYGEKPEAAPLSAAVDYWLSIQDTLMGQEDYVIINIGNEPLGNNVPTTAWAQIHKEAIQRLRDAGFTHTLMVDAPTWGQDWRETMLQQAPDVFAADPLQNLVFSVHMYQVYAERSKIDNYLSTFVNVHKLPLVVGEFGADHQGEAVDEAAIMELADFYRIGYLGWSWSGNSGGTESLDITHDFDASRLTPWGDFLINSAYGIRATARPASVFTGGETGPQPPKTLPQSLQVTQGHSLDIALFGNDADGAVSSFQIDAQPRHGMLVGADRFWTYTPAPGFVGEDSFTYVAFDEDGLSSTPARVDIRVEASPDAKASCDYRLVNERGAEWGAGFIASMRITNTGATPLHGWEAGWAYEDETRIVNVWNGKLSGENPYHVSNLSWNAVIPPGASVEFGMQGVKGDAASVPRVIQCGSS; encoded by the coding sequence ATGAAAGGAAAGCTATTAAAAAGACTAACCCGCTGCAAACCGCGCCGGTTACTGCTGGGCTGTCTGGCGGCGACGCTGGCGTCACCGGGCGCTTACGCCGGTTTCCACGTGCACGAAGGACAGTTGTTGGATGGCTTCAACAAGCCTTTCGTTATACGCGGGATCAACCACCCTCATGTCTGGTACGCCTATCGCACGGAGCAAGCGTTAAACGACATCGCCGCCGCAGGCGCCAACGCTGTACGCATCGTCCTGGGCTCCGGCCACCAATGGCCCAGCACTTCCGCCGAGGAAGTCGCGCGCATCATCGCCAAATGCAAAGCCAGAAAAATGATCGCCGTACTGGAGGTGCATGACGTCACCGGTTATGGCGAAAAGCCGGAAGCGGCGCCATTGTCCGCCGCCGTGGATTACTGGCTGAGCATTCAAGACACCCTCATGGGCCAGGAAGATTACGTCATCATCAATATCGGTAATGAGCCCCTGGGCAACAATGTCCCCACCACCGCCTGGGCGCAGATTCACAAAGAAGCGATCCAGCGTCTGCGCGATGCGGGCTTCACCCACACGCTGATGGTCGACGCTCCCACCTGGGGTCAGGACTGGCGGGAAACCATGCTACAGCAAGCGCCGGACGTCTTCGCCGCAGATCCGCTACAAAACCTGGTGTTCAGCGTGCATATGTATCAGGTGTACGCAGAGCGCAGCAAAATCGACAATTATCTGTCCACCTTCGTCAATGTTCACAAGTTGCCATTGGTGGTGGGAGAGTTTGGCGCCGATCATCAAGGGGAAGCAGTGGATGAAGCCGCCATCATGGAGCTGGCGGATTTTTATCGCATCGGTTACCTGGGCTGGTCCTGGTCGGGCAACAGCGGCGGTACGGAATCACTGGACATTACCCATGATTTTGACGCCAGCCGCCTGACTCCCTGGGGAGATTTCCTCATCAACAGCGCCTACGGCATCCGCGCCACCGCCAGGCCAGCCAGTGTTTTCACCGGCGGAGAAACCGGGCCACAGCCCCCTAAAACGCTTCCTCAGTCCCTGCAAGTCACACAAGGACATTCTCTCGACATAGCGCTTTTCGGCAATGATGCGGACGGGGCTGTCTCCTCCTTTCAAATCGACGCCCAGCCCCGCCACGGCATGCTCGTCGGCGCCGACCGTTTCTGGACTTACACTCCCGCGCCCGGCTTTGTCGGCGAGGATAGCTTCACCTACGTCGCTTTTGACGAAGACGGCTTAAGTTCGACTCCCGCGCGCGTGGACATACGCGTGGAAGCATCCCCTGACGCCAAAGCCAGTTGCGACTACAGACTCGTCAATGAGAGGGGCGCCGAGTGGGGCGCCGGTTTTATCGCATCCATGCGCATCACCAATACAGGCGCAACGCCCTTGCATGGCTGGGAAGCGGGCTGGGCCTACGAGGACGAAACCCGCATCGTCAACGTGTGGAACGGCAAGTTATCCGGCGAGAACCCTTATCACGTCTCCAATTTGAGTTGGAACGCGGTGATTCCTCCTGGGGCCAGCGTGGAGTTTGGCATGCAGGGCGTCAAAGGCGACGCCGCCAGCGTACCTCGCGTCATCCAGTGCGGATCGAGCTAA
- a CDS encoding glycoside hydrolase family 9 protein has protein sequence MRTPMFLLSSISLALAAMTPVQAYAADGNPRVNQRGYLPEAPKVAVYATANDTAQTWELWRNGALVASDRTTPKGADAASGERLHQIDFSNVDIEGEGYELKVGGDRSYPFAIDEQVFSGPLYDAIRYYYHNRSGIEIEPQFTGGGRSSYAPDAKLARPAGHIGVAPNLGDYNVPCWPGTCNYSLDVSKGWYDAGDHGKYVVNGGISVWKLLSAYERNQYFGKHKDAFADGTLNIPESGNGVPDLLDEARWQMEFLLAMQVPEGEALAGMVHHKMHDENWTGLPLAPHEDPRQRYLVPPSTAATLNLAATAAQSARIWKDIDPDFAARCLTAAQRAWQAAKQHPDVIYKDDFNNGGGGYGDQDVSDEFVWAAAELFVTTGDASYRTDIQWDEDLAPDWAWPQTRIPALMSLAMVPGDHSATLREQARGTLVSLADKLVAVIDSQGYLLPLGDEEYYWGSNNALANKLAITALAYDFTGEDKYAQATLKSVDYLFGRNALSLSYVTGHGAQAVKQPHHRFWAGVLNSSYPWAPPGALAGGPNPGLEDDVAKAALSGCESKPQTCFIDDIGSWSTNEITINWNGALVWALAFVNDLAEGGDGPDPDTNHDPVAAFSISASGLTLSLDASASSDPDGDSLTYQWDFGDGAVGSGKTASHDYAEPGVYNVTLKITDGRGGASSATQQATLADVPSQGACEYIVQNEWNSGFVALIRIHNQGSAPVEGWEVSWKYSDGTQINNQWNANLSGQNPYKASHLSWNKTIQPGAYVEFGMVGQKGSAAAQTPTVRGDVCR, from the coding sequence ATGCGCACGCCAATGTTTTTATTAAGTTCCATAAGTCTGGCCCTGGCCGCCATGACGCCGGTCCAGGCTTATGCCGCCGACGGCAACCCCCGCGTCAACCAACGCGGCTATCTGCCGGAGGCGCCCAAAGTCGCCGTGTACGCCACCGCAAACGACACAGCGCAGACCTGGGAGTTATGGCGCAATGGCGCCCTGGTGGCTTCTGACAGGACCACACCCAAAGGCGCCGACGCCGCTTCCGGCGAGCGTCTGCACCAGATCGATTTTTCCAATGTGGATATCGAAGGAGAAGGCTATGAACTGAAGGTCGGCGGCGACCGCAGTTATCCCTTCGCCATTGACGAACAGGTATTTTCCGGCCCTTTGTACGACGCCATCCGCTACTACTATCACAATCGCAGCGGCATTGAGATCGAACCCCAGTTTACCGGCGGCGGACGCAGCAGCTATGCGCCGGACGCCAAACTGGCGCGCCCGGCGGGACATATCGGCGTAGCGCCCAATCTGGGGGATTACAACGTCCCCTGCTGGCCGGGAACCTGCAATTACTCGCTGGATGTTTCCAAGGGCTGGTACGACGCCGGCGATCACGGCAAATACGTCGTCAATGGCGGCATTTCCGTGTGGAAGCTGTTGAGCGCCTATGAACGCAATCAATACTTCGGCAAGCATAAGGACGCTTTCGCAGACGGAACCTTGAACATTCCCGAAAGCGGCAACGGCGTCCCCGACCTGCTGGATGAAGCCCGCTGGCAGATGGAGTTCCTGCTGGCGATGCAGGTTCCTGAAGGCGAAGCCCTGGCCGGTATGGTTCACCACAAAATGCATGATGAAAACTGGACCGGCCTGCCGCTGGCGCCTCACGAAGATCCGCGTCAGCGTTATCTGGTTCCCCCCTCCACCGCCGCCACCCTGAATCTGGCCGCCACGGCGGCGCAAAGCGCGCGGATTTGGAAAGACATCGATCCGGATTTTGCCGCCCGCTGTCTGACAGCGGCGCAACGGGCCTGGCAGGCCGCCAAGCAGCATCCCGATGTCATCTACAAAGACGACTTCAACAATGGCGGCGGCGGATATGGCGATCAGGACGTTAGCGATGAATTCGTCTGGGCGGCGGCGGAGTTGTTCGTCACCACCGGCGACGCCAGCTACAGGACCGACATTCAGTGGGATGAAGATCTGGCGCCGGACTGGGCCTGGCCGCAAACCCGCATTCCCGCCCTGATGTCCCTGGCCATGGTTCCCGGCGATCACAGCGCGACCTTGCGCGAGCAGGCCCGAGGAACGCTGGTGTCGCTGGCGGACAAGCTGGTCGCTGTCATTGATTCACAAGGGTATCTGTTGCCACTGGGGGACGAGGAGTATTACTGGGGCTCCAATAACGCCCTCGCCAACAAGCTGGCCATCACTGCGCTGGCTTATGATTTCACCGGCGAAGACAAATACGCCCAGGCCACACTGAAATCCGTGGATTACCTGTTCGGTCGCAACGCCTTGTCCCTGTCCTATGTCACCGGACATGGCGCTCAGGCTGTTAAACAGCCTCATCATCGTTTTTGGGCCGGCGTTCTGAATAGCAGTTATCCCTGGGCGCCCCCCGGCGCGCTGGCGGGAGGACCCAACCCGGGATTGGAGGATGACGTGGCGAAAGCGGCGTTATCCGGCTGCGAAAGCAAGCCGCAAACCTGTTTCATTGACGACATCGGCTCCTGGTCCACCAATGAAATCACCATCAACTGGAACGGCGCGCTGGTGTGGGCCCTCGCATTCGTCAATGATCTGGCGGAAGGCGGCGATGGCCCCGATCCGGATACCAATCATGATCCCGTGGCGGCATTCTCAATCAGCGCCTCCGGCCTGACCCTGAGTCTTGACGCCAGCGCCTCCAGCGACCCCGATGGCGACTCGCTCACCTATCAATGGGACTTCGGCGACGGCGCCGTCGGCTCGGGTAAGACGGCCAGCCATGATTACGCGGAACCGGGGGTCTATAACGTCACTCTCAAGATCACCGACGGTCGCGGCGGCGCAAGCAGTGCGACGCAACAGGCGACATTGGCGGACGTCCCCTCGCAAGGGGCTTGCGAATACATTGTGCAGAACGAATGGAACAGCGGCTTCGTCGCGCTGATCCGCATTCATAATCAGGGATCGGCGCCGGTTGAAGGATGGGAGGTCAGCTGGAAATACAGCGACGGAACCCAGATCAACAATCAGTGGAACGCCAATTTATCCGGGCAAAATCCCTACAAGGCGAGTCATCTGAGTTGGAATAAAACCATCCAGCCCGGGGCTTACGTAGAGTTCGGCATGGTCGGTCAGAAAGGGTCCGCTGCGGCGCAAACGCCAACCGTGAGAGGCGACGTCTGCCGTTAG
- a CDS encoding autotransporter domain-containing protein, whose product MIRFVSRVLHAGLTSRSAILVGSCIVSQSLWATPPSAVDDSRTMASDSRLTINVLANDFDSDGDAIRLVSVGSPDNGSTTANADGSVRYIPNSGFIGTDTFTYVIEDDAEPATRSTATVTVTVVDSSVTPLADGDNDRKVAQAFEGACSSLNSQTDDEISAGGSLLLARCEGLSQLGINNPELVAEALNKIAPEETSSQMRNSASSSRSQSSAVSQRQKLLQNGATGFSLNGVAWNGAASGGAAGEESSPWSRVGVFANIQREGGEYDKTGLENGYDYSGVVLTLGADYALRRDLFVGGAFGWTHTGVDYANQGGELDTDIYTFLGYASYFVGDFSFDVQMGYGATRFDSKRRIAYSDPTGDVDVTAVGNTSGDQFLFNTRAEWQWSHNALTLSPYVRLDYLNSNIDGYGENGAGGLNMTLSEQRIDQLTLAAGVQGTYAISRDWGVLIPSFQLSALSEIHSDRDAVTGRFSYDPDPNNRFNLQADSEESLFYQAGVGATAVLPHGLSVFLEYQQIFGYEHLTAYQVQTGVRYEL is encoded by the coding sequence ATGATCAGATTCGTATCTCGTGTATTGCATGCCGGTTTGACTTCCAGAAGCGCCATTCTCGTGGGCTCATGTATTGTGTCGCAGTCATTGTGGGCGACTCCTCCCAGCGCAGTGGATGATTCGCGCACTATGGCCTCTGACAGCAGGCTCACCATCAATGTACTGGCGAATGACTTTGACTCCGATGGCGACGCTATCAGACTGGTTAGCGTTGGTTCGCCAGATAACGGCTCCACCACCGCCAATGCGGACGGCAGCGTGCGCTATATCCCCAATTCAGGCTTTATCGGCACTGATACTTTTACATATGTCATTGAAGACGACGCGGAACCCGCTACCCGCTCTACCGCCACGGTCACCGTCACCGTCGTCGACAGCTCCGTGACGCCTTTGGCTGATGGAGACAACGATCGCAAGGTCGCGCAAGCCTTTGAGGGCGCCTGTAGCAGCTTGAACTCCCAGACGGATGATGAAATTTCCGCCGGCGGCAGTCTGCTGTTGGCCCGATGCGAAGGGCTTTCCCAGTTAGGCATCAATAACCCTGAATTGGTGGCGGAAGCGCTGAATAAGATCGCGCCGGAAGAAACCTCTTCGCAGATGCGTAATTCCGCCTCCTCCAGCCGCTCGCAAAGCAGCGCAGTCAGCCAGCGTCAGAAACTGTTGCAGAATGGCGCAACGGGCTTCTCTTTAAATGGCGTGGCCTGGAATGGTGCCGCCAGCGGCGGTGCAGCGGGTGAAGAATCCAGCCCCTGGTCGCGAGTAGGCGTGTTCGCCAATATTCAAAGAGAAGGCGGTGAATACGATAAAACTGGCCTGGAAAACGGCTATGACTATTCCGGCGTAGTGCTGACCCTGGGCGCAGATTACGCGTTGCGTCGGGATTTGTTTGTCGGCGGCGCCTTCGGTTGGACTCATACGGGCGTTGATTACGCCAACCAGGGCGGAGAACTGGATACGGATATTTATACTTTCCTCGGTTACGCCAGCTATTTCGTGGGCGATTTCAGTTTTGACGTGCAGATGGGGTACGGCGCGACCCGTTTTGACTCCAAACGTCGCATCGCCTACTCCGATCCCACTGGCGATGTCGACGTCACTGCTGTCGGTAATACCAGCGGCGACCAATTCCTTTTCAATACCCGTGCGGAATGGCAGTGGTCGCACAATGCGCTGACACTGAGCCCCTATGTGCGTTTAGATTATCTGAACAGCAACATCGACGGTTACGGCGAGAATGGCGCAGGCGGTCTGAATATGACCCTTAGCGAGCAACGTATTGATCAGTTGACGCTGGCGGCGGGTGTGCAGGGAACCTATGCCATCAGTCGCGACTGGGGTGTATTGATTCCTTCCTTCCAGCTTAGCGCTCTGAGTGAGATTCATTCTGACCGCGATGCGGTGACGGGACGCTTTTCCTACGACCCTGATCCGAACAATCGCTTTAATCTGCAAGCGGACTCCGAAGAGTCGCTGTTCTATCAGGCCGGTGTAGGAGCCACGGCTGTGTTGCCTCATGGCCTGTCAGTGTTTTTGGAATATCAGCAGATATTCGGATACGAGCATCTCACTGCCTATCAGGTGCAGACCGGCGTGAGATACGAGCTATAA
- a CDS encoding marine proteobacterial sortase target protein, whose product MLNATYVHASLYRRWMVFALLLSTLCWTSLARAVNGDWSDVGSGELFFLENDASSPNYLPAVTLSTSYDANVAGLIATTEMTQTFRNDSQQWREAVYVFPLPEDAAVFSMEMQVGDRRIIGKIEEKQKAEKVYQQAKADGKRAAVVHQQRPNLFTHKLANIGPGEMITLTLRYQQNISYRSGAFSLALPLTVTPRYIPGSSAAPAWSEEDKTRLRNELRSHERTLINDSGWAPATDQVADAPEITPPTIMAEDLATPSHQTRIRVHLNPGLPLESIESATHRIQWVQQTNGYEVSLESNKNIPMDRDFTLTWRVRQGAEPEAALFKEVVGDDVYAQLLLMPPQFSDEGLSLPRELVWVIDTSGSMEGVSIQQAREALLQALDTLTPRDRFNVIEFNSSARKLFPQAVPAQERALQQARRFVRDLKADGGTEIAEALDRALSDAAPEGYVRQVVFLTDGSVGNEMALFKQIDQQLGDSRLFTVGIGPSPNRFFMRKAAQFGRGAYSHINDTSEVSLKIAELSDALRQPALRDVRLETPVTPNAEVYPVAIPDLYRGEPVQLLFKVEDGAGMSELPASIQGYGVGLLQDEQPLWLRSLDLQQAAPSQGVARAWARHKIDHWLDRKSMGESEESVRDTVLPLALDFALMSPYTSFVAVEETPARPRNSELESDAIPNLAPQGLSPNMARMPRTATASPLMIHVGVFCLTVAGLLGWRDLRELRHRKHRFGRRV is encoded by the coding sequence ATGCTAAACGCAACCTATGTCCATGCCTCCTTGTATAGAAGATGGATGGTTTTCGCCTTGCTCTTATCGACGCTTTGTTGGACCAGCCTCGCCCGTGCGGTGAATGGCGACTGGTCTGATGTCGGCTCTGGGGAATTGTTCTTCCTGGAAAACGACGCCTCCTCACCGAACTATCTTCCCGCCGTCACTTTGTCCACCAGCTACGACGCTAATGTGGCGGGCCTGATCGCCACGACGGAGATGACGCAAACATTCCGTAATGACTCTCAGCAATGGCGGGAGGCGGTGTACGTGTTCCCATTACCGGAGGACGCTGCGGTATTCAGCATGGAGATGCAGGTGGGAGACCGGCGGATTATCGGCAAGATCGAAGAAAAGCAGAAAGCCGAAAAAGTGTATCAACAGGCGAAAGCTGACGGAAAAAGGGCGGCGGTTGTGCATCAGCAGCGACCGAACCTGTTCACCCATAAGTTGGCGAACATTGGCCCTGGCGAGATGATCACCCTGACGCTGCGTTATCAGCAGAATATCAGCTATCGCTCTGGCGCATTCTCTTTGGCTTTGCCGTTGACGGTGACGCCGCGTTACATACCGGGATCGTCAGCGGCGCCTGCCTGGTCCGAAGAAGATAAAACCCGTCTGCGCAACGAGTTGCGCTCTCATGAGCGCACGCTGATTAACGACAGCGGCTGGGCGCCGGCGACGGATCAGGTGGCGGATGCCCCGGAAATCACGCCGCCGACAATTATGGCGGAGGATTTGGCCACGCCTTCCCATCAAACGCGTATCCGCGTGCATCTGAACCCCGGCCTGCCTTTGGAGTCAATTGAGAGCGCTACGCACCGCATTCAATGGGTGCAACAAACCAATGGTTACGAAGTGTCTCTGGAGTCGAATAAAAACATTCCCATGGATCGGGACTTCACGCTGACCTGGCGGGTGCGCCAGGGGGCGGAGCCGGAGGCGGCGCTATTCAAAGAGGTGGTGGGCGATGATGTATACGCGCAGTTGTTGTTGATGCCGCCGCAGTTTTCTGATGAAGGCTTGAGTCTGCCACGAGAGTTGGTCTGGGTGATTGATACATCTGGATCCATGGAGGGCGTATCTATTCAGCAGGCGCGTGAGGCGTTGCTGCAAGCGCTGGATACGTTAACGCCGCGAGACCGCTTCAATGTGATTGAGTTCAACTCCAGCGCCCGCAAACTGTTTCCACAAGCAGTGCCCGCTCAGGAACGCGCACTGCAACAGGCGCGGCGCTTTGTGAGGGATCTCAAGGCTGATGGCGGCACTGAAATCGCTGAGGCTCTGGATCGCGCTCTGAGCGATGCGGCTCCGGAAGGCTATGTGCGTCAGGTTGTGTTTTTGACTGACGGTAGCGTTGGCAATGAAATGGCGCTGTTCAAGCAGATTGATCAGCAGCTGGGTGACTCGCGCTTGTTCACCGTAGGCATCGGACCATCGCCCAATCGCTTTTTCATGCGTAAGGCGGCGCAATTCGGCCGGGGCGCGTATAGCCACATCAACGATACATCGGAAGTCAGCCTCAAGATTGCGGAGTTGAGCGACGCCTTGCGGCAACCGGCGTTGCGGGATGTGCGCCTGGAGACCCCAGTGACGCCGAACGCTGAAGTCTATCCTGTGGCGATTCCTGATCTGTATCGCGGCGAGCCGGTGCAACTGCTGTTTAAAGTAGAAGACGGCGCCGGGATGTCGGAGCTACCCGCCTCGATCCAGGGATACGGCGTGGGATTGCTGCAGGACGAACAGCCACTGTGGTTACGCAGTCTGGACCTGCAACAGGCGGCGCCGAGTCAAGGGGTGGCGCGGGCTTGGGCGCGTCACAAGATTGACCACTGGCTGGATCGCAAAAGCATGGGGGAGTCTGAAGAAAGTGTGCGAGACACCGTGCTGCCGCTGGCCTTGGATTTCGCTTTGATGAGCCCCTACACCAGCTTTGTCGCGGTGGAGGAGACGCCGGCGCGTCCTAGAAACAGTGAGCTGGAGAGTGATGCGATTCCCAATTTGGCGCCGCAGGGCCTGTCTCCGAACATGGCGCGTATGCCCAGAACAGCGACCGCTTCGCCGCTGATGATTCATGTGGGCGTATTCTGCCTGACGGTGGCGGGCTTGTTGGGCTGGAGGGATTTACGGGAGCTGAGACATCGTAAGCATCGCTTCGGGAGGCGCGTATGA